The following are from one region of the bacterium genome:
- the dapF gene encoding diaminopimelate epimerase, with product MTFTKMQGAGNDFVLVENRDGALDFTPELIRRLCDRHYGIGADGVICAENSEVADLKMRIFNSDGSEPEMCGNGIRCFARWAREKWLVDEDEFTVETLAGIVRPVLVGEEVRVDMGAPVLNGPEIPVNLPGEVVLHPAVFAGKTVAITCVSMGNPHCVIFLEDGEPSPVAELGPAVEIDPLFPNKTNVEFVKVLPGEELSVDVWERGAGITLACGTGACAALVAAHLAGRSGRAATIRLPGGTLDVSWEEDGRVLMTGPAEFVFKGEMPLPPR from the coding sequence CTGACCTTCACGAAGATGCAGGGCGCCGGCAACGACTTCGTCCTGGTGGAGAACCGGGACGGCGCGCTGGATTTCACCCCGGAACTGATCCGGAGGTTGTGCGACCGCCATTACGGGATCGGCGCCGACGGGGTGATCTGCGCCGAGAATTCCGAGGTCGCGGACCTGAAAATGAGGATCTTCAACTCCGACGGCTCGGAACCGGAAATGTGCGGCAACGGGATCCGGTGCTTCGCCCGCTGGGCCCGGGAAAAGTGGCTGGTGGACGAGGACGAGTTCACGGTCGAGACCCTGGCCGGGATCGTCCGGCCGGTCCTGGTCGGAGAAGAGGTGCGGGTGGACATGGGCGCCCCGGTTCTGAACGGGCCCGAGATCCCGGTCAACCTCCCCGGGGAGGTGGTCCTTCACCCGGCGGTGTTCGCCGGCAAAACCGTTGCCATCACCTGCGTCTCCATGGGCAACCCCCACTGCGTGATTTTTCTGGAAGACGGCGAGCCCTCGCCGGTCGCCGAACTGGGGCCGGCGGTGGAGATCGATCCGCTCTTCCCCAATAAAACCAATGTCGAATTCGTGAAAGTGCTCCCCGGGGAGGAGCTGTCGGTCGACGTCTGGGAACGCGGCGCCGGCATCACGCTGGCCTGCGGCACCGGCGCCTGCGCCGCCCTGGTGGCGGCGCATCTGGCCGGGCGCTCCGGGCGCGCCGCCACGATCCGCCTTCCCGGGGGCACCCTGGACGTTTCCTGGGAAGAGGACGGCCGGGTGCTGATGACCGGCCCCGCCGAATTCGTCTTCAAGGGAGAGATGCCGCTCCCGCCCCGGTGA
- the dapA gene encoding 4-hydroxy-tetrahydrodipicolinate synthase, with the protein MISGSMVAIVTPFRNGEVDFEKLGELVEFQILGGTDAVVPCGTTGESATLTHEEHDRVVEFVVEKVAGRIKVIAGAGSNSTLEALRLTRHAQDVGADAALVITPYYNKPTQRGMIKHFELLAERTEIPLVLYNVPGRTGVRLEPPTVARLSALDTVVAIKEACGSVDQVSQILNLCDITVLSGDDMLTLPMISVGAKGVISVAANIVPAEVAAMVHAALEGRWEDARRGHFDLYNLFQGMFIETNPIPVKTALALMGRITEEFRLPICSMSEANREKLESLLRGYALLP; encoded by the coding sequence ATGATAAGCGGTTCCATGGTAGCGATCGTGACCCCGTTTCGGAACGGGGAGGTCGATTTCGAGAAACTGGGCGAGCTGGTGGAATTTCAGATACTGGGCGGCACCGACGCCGTCGTCCCCTGCGGCACCACCGGCGAATCGGCGACGTTGACGCACGAGGAGCACGACCGTGTGGTCGAGTTCGTGGTCGAAAAGGTCGCGGGCCGGATCAAGGTCATAGCCGGCGCCGGCTCCAACAGCACGTTGGAAGCGCTGAGGCTGACCCGGCACGCCCAGGACGTAGGGGCGGACGCCGCCCTGGTCATTACCCCTTACTACAACAAGCCCACCCAGCGGGGGATGATCAAGCACTTCGAACTGTTGGCCGAGCGGACCGAAATCCCCCTGGTTCTCTACAACGTTCCCGGCCGTACGGGGGTGCGCCTGGAGCCTCCCACCGTGGCCCGCCTCTCCGCCCTGGACACGGTGGTGGCGATCAAGGAAGCGTGCGGATCGGTCGATCAGGTCAGCCAGATCCTCAATCTCTGCGACATCACCGTCCTCTCGGGCGACGACATGCTCACCCTGCCCATGATCAGCGTCGGAGCCAAGGGGGTGATCTCGGTGGCGGCCAATATCGTGCCGGCCGAAGTCGCCGCCATGGTCCATGCCGCCCTCGAGGGCCGATGGGAAGACGCCCGCCGGGGGCATTTCGACCTCTACAACCTCTTTCAGGGGATGTTCATAGAAACCAACCCCATTCCGGTGAAAACGGCCCTGGCCCTGATGGGCCGCATCACGGAGGAGTTCCGCCTCCCCATCTGCTCGATGAGCGAGGCCAACCGGGAAAAACTGGAATCGCTTCTGCGCGGCTATGCGCTGCTGCCGTGA